The genomic interval TTAACCCTCTAATTCCTAGAAGCTATGACTAGGCTGCATTACATGGAACAGGGAATTTTACAGATGTGGTTAAGGTGAAAGATCTCAAGGTGGGGAGATTATTTAGAATAATGTAGATGAACTCAGTATCATCACATGGGTCCTGAAAAGTGAAAGGTTAGAGATATGTGACAATGACAGTGGAAGACGatgcaaaagaaatttaaagcatGAGGGAGACTTGACTGCCACAgctagctttgaagatggaggaaggggccacaagccaagaaatgtgGCATATCATGGAAGCTAGGAATGGCAGTCAGCTTACAATCAGTAAGAAAACGGGGACAAAAAATTCTGCTGCTTTAAGTCCCTAAATTCTGATAATTTTTTCCAGCAGCAACAAAAAATGAATGCAAGCTATTTTAAGTGGGGTAGCCAGAAAAGACCACTGTAAACAACTACCTGGAGAGACAGCTGAGAGAAGAGCATCCCAGACCAAAAGAAATGGCTGCAAAATGACATGAACTTTGAGTGCACAAGAAATCGTAAGGAGGTGAATGTATCTGGAGTAAGGGGAGAGCTCTCAGAGCTGGGAGGGCAGGAAAGGCCTAGGCCAGCACATGTGGAGATGTGCAGGTCATgtagttttggatttttttctaggCATGATGAGAGGATAAGTCAGCCGGGGAGAATCACAACCTGACTTAACTTTTAAGTTTGCCTGTGAGTGTTGTAACAAGAGTGCCTGGATGGGGTAAGTGTAGCAGGAAGGCAGATCAATTAGGAGACTCTTGATTGTTATCTAACATTCCAAATAAGAGAGAAAGGCAGCTTGGACTAGGGTGAAAGAGGTGAAGTAATTGGTCATATAcaagatatatttaaaagtcaGAGTTCATTGTATTTTCTGATGACTTGGAAGTAGGGTGGGAACCAGAGAAGCCAGCATGGGCAACTAAATGCATAGTGGTGCCAGACAATGACATGGAAAAAAGTACAGTAGAAGAAGGTTGGGAGGGATCAAGTTGAGTTTCAGGCATAAATTTTAGATGCCAAGTAGCCATCCAAGTAAAGATGTCAGGTTTTTAGTTATGTGAGTCTGAATTTAGGGACAGTCTGGTTTGGAGGCATATTACTcctccaaagatgtccacatcctaattccCAGAATCTGTATGCTATGTTCCATGACAAGGGTAGATTAAGGTAGCAGATGGAACTGAAGTTGCAAAATAGCTAACCTTAAAATAAAGAGATATCCAGGATTATCTAGGTGGACTCTATATAATCAAAAGGATACttaaatgagaaagagagaggcagaggactCAAAACCAGGGATATGGCATACTCAGTTAGCCAATTATGACTTTGAAAATGATGAAAGCTGGTTTTGAAGTTGATGGAAGTGGTCATGAGCCAAAGAATTGGGGAAGCTTCTAAAAACTGGAAAAGACAACGAAACAGATTCCTTCTGAGAGCCTCCTGAAAAGAACACAGCCCTGCTAACACTTTGAGCGTAGTTCAGAGAGaaccatttcagacttctgagctaaaaaactgtaaataataaaatatgtggatttttttgttttttggggttttgttttgttttgacaaagtctcactctgtcgcccaggctggagtgcagtgacacaatctcagctcaccacaacctccgcctcccgggttcaagcgaatctcctgcctcagcctccagagtagctggaacgaCAGATccaagccaccatacccagctagtttttgtattttcagtagagacagggtttcaccatattggccaggttggtcttgaactcctgacctcatgatccgcctgccttggcctcccaaagtgctgggattacaggcatgagccactgtgcccagccaaatgtatgttgttttaagccacaaagtgTGTAGTAATTTATTACATATGCAAGGGGAAACTAACATAAAGCATAATTTCtctgaaacttattttttcttcagtgtatCCTGTTGTAGTAAATGACATAAATTTCACCTGAAGTTTCACATGAAAGCATAAATATGTGCCATCcttaattctttcatttcttcatgctCCTAATCCAGTCACTATCAAGTTGTCTAGATTCTGCttactaaatatttattcaaagttACTCTGTCTCTGTCCTCTACACAggttatcatcattatcatcattaccCTTTGGGAGAGAAGACAATACAGACACACCATCTATTCCCCATTTAGCAACCAGAATAAATCTTCTAAAGTGAATACTTAAAATTATTCCTCTAGCCTTGAAACTCTTCAATGGATTGCTACTTTACACTATAAATTCTCAACTGCTTGACATGGGTTAGAAGAGCCTCCAGGGATCCTTCCCTGTCTGCCTTCAGGTCCCACACTGCTCCCTTCAGCTTGTTCTCAATCTCCTAAATTCTTAGCGCCCTGAATATCAAGAACTTCTGCTTCAAGACACTCATCACAATAGTGTTCCGTTTGTCTCCATGACAAACACGGAAGCGGGGCTTTTGCCTGCTTTGCTCAGTTCTCTATCTTCATTCCTAgcacccagcacatagtaggtgctcaatcagTATTTGTCTAATGGTAATTGCTCACTGAATACCTGCGAATTACCATGTTTAAAATCTCCACCATGGTTCCTATTCCTTATTTAGTAACCATTTCCTGAAAAGCCCGTATAATGGAGCATTCAGATACTTCTAAAAAATTTCAATGTTTGTGTCCATCACCAATTTTACATTCTTGACTCCCCCCAACTTCGGAGACAAACAGCAAGAGGTGagagacattttattttgatttttcttgcaTTTATCATGTCACTCAATccttcagcaagtatttactgaTACTTGTGTCAATCACTAGGTGTTGAGAATACAGTAAGTGAATAAAATCGTGTTTTCATGGAgtttgcagtgtgtgtgtgtgtgtgtgtgtgcagacagGGTGAAATAAAGTCTGAAAATAAACGAAtctaaagttataaaatatcAGACAGTGATAAGTGCCAGAGTCAGAAAGAAGTGTGtgtgttgataattttttttgcttAGCGGCTTCGGAAAACTCAAAGAATAAAACATCTGAGCAGCGACCAAGACCGACTGGCAAGCGCGTATCACCTCACAGAGAAGAGTACAAGCTTAGGAATCCTGCTTTCTAAATTCGAACCGCAGGTGTCCAGTTACACCTGTACGCGACTGAACAAATACTTTTAACCTGTCTCTTAGCTGTAATACTACGTACCTCAGGCTTGTTAAGAGAAAATGCTCCGCAAGGAACTAAACAGAAGATTCTAATGCTGGGACAAGACTAGGAAATGCACCCTGGAAACCGCGTTTCCCATAAACATCTCCCCTCTGGCTGGAGCGCAGTTGGTGATTGGCTACTCAACCCGTCCGTCCTTTCCGGCCCTGGAGTCCAGTCCAATCCCGCCTGGCTCCGCTCGGAGACAGTTAGCCGAGTGGGCGGTGTCTGTGACGTTTCCTGACGTCTTACGTCACGGTGGGCGGAAGTCGCGGCCGCTGTTTTGAAATAGGGCCGCGTGGGTCTTTCAAGCTGGTTCCAACGCTGAGGGCCCGCAGCAGCCCAGTTCCGGGCAGACCCCTGACGCCGGCCCTCTGGGCTCACCCGGCGTGAGGCTGCAGGCGCGCCATGTCCACCCCTCCGTTGGCCGCGTCAGGGATGGCGCCTGGGCCCTTCGCCGGACCCCAGGCTCAGCAGGCCGCCCGGGAGGTGAACACGGCGTCGCTGTGCCGCATCGGACAGGAGACAGTGCAGGACATCGTGTACCGCACCATGGAGATCTTCCAGCTCCTGAGGAATATGCAGGTAGGAAGGGAAGGCGGGCGCGCGGGGCCCGCGGGGTGCTGCTGCGAGGGAAAAGGGCGCTGGTTTCCTCGTTACGTGGGGCCCGTGGACGTCCACGGGGTTGCCCTGGGCAAACCTAAGGTGTAGGGTCGCCCCATTCGCATTCAAGAGTGTCCCCAAAAGTCGGAGCGGTAGAGTAGGTGTTTTCCAGACCAGATTTCTGGAGAATTGAAGCCAATTTTTTTAGGTTCGATCAAGCTCTTTAGTTACCTTGTAAACTCTTGCACCTTTCATGGCAGAGATGGGCCGCACCCCACTTCCCTCTTTAGGTTGCTttaaatgttgttgttgttgctgttgttgttgtttttctagcATTTCTTCTGGGGAGGTGCAAGGAATTGAagaatttacattcttttttaaaaaacagtcctTCCTGTTTTTGGCATAGTTAATATACAAGTAAACTACACTCAACCTAAAAGTTTGGCAAATATATGTACTCTACTGTGTATACTTGTGAAattatcaccacaatcaagatagtgAACATACACATCACCCCAGAAAGTTTCCTCATACACCTATGACATCTTTGCTTCCCATCTTCCATCGTAAAGACGGTAACTTCCAGAAACATTGATCTGCTTTCTGTAATCATAAATTAATTTGTGTTTGctagagttttatataaatggagtctACAGTATGTGGGCTTTCTTTGTCTGGAAACCTTAACTAAGCATGCATCaataattcctttttattgctgagtaatattccattgtatcaGTGTATCACCATTTGCGTACCTTTGCTGTtgttgaacatttgggttgtttccactttttggctattataaataatgctgctgacATCATTTTGCTGACAAATTTTTGTATGAACATGTCCCTCATTTCTCTTGGACAGAGAGATATTCAGgactggaattgctggatcatggaGTAGATGACTGTTTAATACTTTAAGaaacttttccaaagtggccTGAGGCATTTTGCGTTCCGATTAttgctaatgggaatgtaaatatTGCTGTTTGAGGGTTCTGGtttctcctcatcctcatcaACACCTGTTATGTCTTGATGCTTTCCAAATAATTCTCCCagtctgtcttgtcttttttttctcttcatattaTCTTTTGACGAACAaacgtttttaattttgatggaaTCCAGCTTACTGATTTGTTCTTTTATAgattttgcttttggtgtcatacctAAGAAATCTTTGACTAACCCAAGGTGACAAAGGGTTTCTATTTACTTCTAGAAGTTTTGTAGTATCAGGTTTTCTATTTAGGTCAACAACCTATATTAAGTTTTGTGagtttttaagagagagagactgtgtgtgtgtgtgtctggagtgGCAGCTACGGATCCAGgttcattgttttgcatttggggtgtgtgtgtgtgtgtgtgtgtgtgtgtgtgtgtgtgtagtggcaGCTACGGATCCAGGTTCATTGTTTTGCGTTTGGATATCCAGCTGTTCTGACACCATTTTGCTAAaccatttttaatgattgcttatGTTACCCACTACATGTAGTAGATATTATTctggttttacagatgaagattcTGTACTTCAGAGAATTAAAGTGACTTCCCCAAACCTAGTCAGTGGTAGGGTAAATTGAAACCAAATTTTCAAAATCTTATAGCTCTTATTTCTATGGATGTCCTAAAAAGtgtttaattcctttttttttaagtggttgagtttttcttttcctcctgattATAAGAATAATTCAGTTTTGTGGAAATTTTCAAGACTATGTGAAATATATAAAGGAGATCCCGGAGAAATTATGACATTCTTTggcagtaattttttaaatgaatagtcATATAGAGTGAATAAGGTGTGGATTAAATGATGTCTCAGAAAttagtatatttttaacattttttgtccTGATACATGCTAAGCGCTGAATAATACCACTTACCAAGTACTTTCCTTGGTCAGGTACACTGTTATAGGCGCCGTTTTAAGAAGCATTTTTATCCGTTTTGCagtgaaggaaactgaggcttaaagagggaaaaaataaattactcaacATCACACAGGATGAATAGCTCTTCCTACTAACCTCTTTTTAATACTAACTTGCTGTCAATCTGTAttattaaaagatacaaaacagGTGCGTGTTCTATGCAGAAAGAACTaaacttattttagaaaaaaagtattttatcaaTAACTAGATTACCTGTGGACCAACTTTTAAGGGACTAAAATTATAAATGCGTGCTTTTCATTTTGTGAAATCTGTGGCCTTACTCATCTAAGACCCTTTGGGGCCTATCATAATTGGCTGAAAAGATAACAATGGGTTCCTTCGTTTCCAAAAAACTAGAAGAGGTGTTATGAACAGGGTGTTCTTAACTATGTATAACCTAgttatttattaatacattttaagtattcacattttaaaatcattctctGTATTGTTGATCTATGAGGGTGAAGTGCTGTGAATACAAATTGCTAAGATTGTTTCTAAGcatttgttttaagaaagtgGTTCCTTGTATACACTAGATGTCAGTTAGCACTTGAGAGTCTGATGAAAACTGTGAACTCTCttagaaaaatacacatatacgtgcattttgaaaatgtcaaGGGTTAAAGGAAGATATAGGGACACTCCCCAAGAATCCCTGAATCTCAGATTAAGGGTCCTTGTGGAAGAGTCCATTGCTCTGGCTctgtttattattctttaaatctttttttttttaaatacatagtaCATTCAGAATTCAGGAATAAAAAAGGACAGTGCAGTGAACATTTTCCCTCCCGTTCCTATCTGTTATACTAGGTACATAACCCCTCTCCACAGGCAGTGATTATTAGTGATTCTTACTATTTTTGTGTATCCTTCCAGATATTCTCTAcatattcagcaaatgtttatgcATATTGTTTCATTTCCCCCTTTTTGCACAGATAATAGTATATTATACACACTATTTTGTATCTTGCTTTTTTCAGTTGATATCTTTTGGAATTTATTcatactgccttttctttttacaGTGTATAGTTTACACTGCATGGAAATACTGTAATTTATTAAACCAGTTCTCTAGTGAGGGCATTTGGCTGTTTTTCATCTCTCCCTGTTAAGCTGCAGCAAATAACCTCCTACACAAATGTGTACTGTACCTGTaggataagtttttaaaaatagctatgtGCTTTTGTAATTAGATACATTTTGATGAATTGTCCTCCACAGAGATTATACTAGTTTATGCTACAGTGGAAGGCCAGCACAGTGAGTTATATCTTTTTGGATCCTTGATCACTTGATAGGTAAAAATTCTGCTTTACATTTCTCCTAGTTTGACTGAGTTTGAACATCCCTTAAAGTATTTATGaatcatttgtgtattttttcctgCTAAATACTTATTCATATTATTTAcccacttttctgtttttttctcattttttcaacTACCATAATTGTAGGATTTAGCTATTTACATATTAGAGAAACCTGCTCTGTGTGACATAACTTGTACTTATTCTTTTTCCCAATCTTTTACCTGTTGGCTCTGCTAGTGGTAGTTttgccatgcttttttttttttttttttttttaagtagttgaATTGATTAGTCTTTTAGGACTTCTAGGATTTATGCCTAGTTAGGAAGGTCTTCCCCACTCAAATCAGGAAGaattgcataattttaaaattttcagtctttACATTTAAAACTGTGATCCTTATGGAATTTATCCTATAAAGTGTGAGGTCTGGGCCTAGCCTTAACTTTTTCAGAAGGTTCACTGAataattcatttgtttcttccaGTGAGTTGAGGTAGTTTTTACTTAAGTGAATTTGTTTCTGGATGTTCTATTCCACATAGCTGCCTATCTTTTATGTATTAATGCAAAACATTCTTATAATTTGTCAGGCTCTATAATGTGTTTAcacttatttttcagaatttcccTGGCTATTCTTGCTTATTTTTCCacatatattttagaatcagCATGTTCTAAGAAAGAACTATTAGCATTTTTATTAGGTTCATTCAGCCTAGAAAGACTTGACATCGTTATAATGTTGACTCTTACTAACCAAGATCAGgagtattctttttctgtttttctataaagtatttgaagtttttatttttatcttgagattctaaaagttttttttataggtattttaccttttctgttgctattgtaaatggggtcTTAATTTGTTTCCCATGTTTGTGTTGGTTTTACAGATGAAAGCAGAGCTATTGCTTTGTCTTTGGACCTACCTCCTTattgaattcttttctttttagtagtaCTTTATCATATTATTTGTAAATAGATTatgatgctttctttttaatgtttcaacattttttttctctctttttcttctctaattgcATTGGCTAATGCTTCCAGAACAGTGTTCACTTGTAGAATTAGTGGTGTTAGTAGACatccttttctgtttctgacCTTAGTGAGAATGCTTCTAATGATTTCACATTAATCATGGTGCTGACTTTTTAActgaaataaatgtatgttatCACATTGAGGACTTTTTATTGagttttatattgattttttaaaataaatattgaatttaatTTAATGCCTTCTTAGTATCTATGGACCTGATCATATATTTGTGGGTTTTCATCCATACTCATGAGTGAGATGGTTATTGATGAGCTATTCAGCTGAACAGCTACACCACAGTATATACCAATGGATTGTAGGCATTTTAACCTTGTATACTCTATAGTATGGGATCTGCCTCTCTCATATTTACTGCCCTATCCCAGCTTCTAGAACAGTGCTGACACATGAAAGGTgtgtggtatttttttaaatgatttagtaCGTTAAATTTGTAAGTTTGGACATTAGATTTAAAATCTGATATGTTTCTAAGTCAGCAAATTTGGGAAGCGTGATTCTTTGCATTTCaaaaggatttttgttttctttatgacaGTATTTATCGAGTTCTTTTACATAATGCACACTTCTTAATAAATTTTCAGTACAGATTTATGGGTAAAATAATTCAGACTGTACTTTAAAGCCTTCCGTGTGTGTGCACTATGCTAAACATGATGATATAAACCTAAGTTTCAGTATTTACTAAGTAGAAAATATGGCCAAGTATTAAACCTCATAAATGCAATAATAAAGGTAGAGAGTGCTGTTCTAGGCTAGATATAATAATCACGCTCTTTTTTGTCACCTAAACAACAAAGTAAGGATCCACTTAAACTTTTTCTGAATTTCTAGTTAGTGTCTGGAATTTCATAAATTGAGAGTTCATGAGGAGAAATCTTACTTTGTACTGAGAAGTGAACCCTTAATgcatttctcctttaaaatattttgactagTTCAGCCTTTGGTATTTTATCACATTTCTTTGAGGCATTGTCAAGTGTTTTAATGcttgaaaatttctgaaaatcCTATCTCACTTCAAATAATTTCAAGCGATCCATCTCCTTAACTcataaacaaaatttagaaatgtgagaaaagaagaaattaaattattccAGCCGATTTATCTTATACATCTTTTATCAACTACGTATAGGcctttccagtcttttttcatGTTTACGATTTTAATCATTTGTCCTGTTTTCCCTTCTCTCCAAACATTGTAttatgcttttgtttgtttgctttttggcaTTCCTACCTCatgtgtttaaaaaagaaaaaaaaatgcaaactgaaGCTTAGAAAGACTGGACTGATCGTCTGGCTATTAGATAGTAGACAGtgctttggtttttaaattacCTGATTTAAATTCCCAAATAGGTATACATGTGAATTCCTACAAATAAAAACACCTACATACTAGAAAACGAGGTACTGTATAAATATTATTGATTCAAGTATTAGGGTGGTGCCACAGATTAAATTGTGGTAGTAAAATAATTGTGTACctgtacagagaaagaaaagttttgtTCATGAGTTTCAGCAGTGCACAAGTACATATTTAGTTATACATTCTAAATAAATAGTAGTCGATTTTTGTTTACCTGTTATTTTATCATTGTTTCAATATATACTTTTGGCTCTTTTGATAAAATTCCTGAATAGAGTTAAGGTATTTTGAGAAGATTTTTGTAAACCAGCAgtatattcttcatttttttccactaAATATCACAAgattcacttttcttttaaactgtactttgtttttaactttttggttgAGGTCAGCAGCATGCTGCATTTATAtagtagaaatattaaaattgtacattctttttaaagttaCACTTCAAAAATTAAAGGGGAAAAAGTATTTCAAGTCAGAGGGTTTATCACAGGGTTTTTCTAGATCTGTTTTACAGCAGTGAAACAGTATGCCAATTTGTTAATAAATGGGCATGTATtacttttacattcttttttttttttttgagacggagtttcactcttgttacccaggctggagtgcaatggtgctatctcggctcaccgcaacctccgcctcctgggttcaggcaattctcctgcctcaacctcctgagtagctgggattacaggcacacgccaccatgcccagctaatgttttgtatttttagtagagacggggtttcaccatgttgaccaggatggtctcgatctcttgaccttgtgatccacccgcctcagcctcccaaagtgctgggattacaggcttgagccaccgcacccggctacttttacattcttaaaattGAATTTGATCAGTTGGGGGAACAGCTTACATCTATGCATTGCTTAAAAATTGTTTGTGTGTTGGCTTTACTTATAGAAAatcttgggccgggcacggtggctcaagcctgtaatcccagcactttgggaggccgaggcgggtggatcacgaggtcgagagatcgagaccatcctggtcaacatggtgaaaccccgtttctactaaaaaaaaaaaatacaaaaaactagctgggcatggtggcgtgtgcctgtaatcccagctactcaggaggctgaggcaggagaattgcctgagcccaggaggcggaggttgcggtgagccgagatcgcgccattgcactccagcctgggtaacaagagcgaaactccgtctcaaaaaaaaaaaaaaaagaaaatcttttatttttattttccattactctatattatatttattctttgttttgccTGATAAGCTGCCAAATGGTGTCACTTACCACACTGGAACATATCAAGACCGGTTAACAAAGCTACAGGATAATCTTCGCCAACTTTCAGTtctcttcaggaagctgagattggTATATGACAAGTGCAATGAAAACTGTGGAGGGATGGATCCCATTCCAGTAGAGGTAATTTTTCATGATAGAGGGAGGATGAATATAAGGTGTGAACTAGTGTCAAGACAgttgttattctttttcctttctctcttattttagcaatatttccaagttttgaattttattggttttactttttgaccagagaagatgaaaatgtgatatatatgcataaaatgcTACTATATTTTTACATTAACAATTTCTTGTAGACTTTGACAGGCTTAtagtgatttttgttgttgttaggaaGAAATGGTTTTCTCTGGCAATTTTTATTGCTGTCAGTGTCTCCTTTGAATTAAGTCAgtgatatttttagtaggaattttaatagtattttatactttaaggTGGTTTTCATGAAGTActttacagataaaatatttttattgttattaatttagAATTCATATTTAGCCCAGTGGAatcactatattttaaaaatatattctctaaGTTTAATCTTGGGTCATATTTGTTTAATTAGGTATATATTTCTATAAGTGACCCTTTCCTGTTGACAAATTATCTCTCTGCCACCCAAGGAAGCTGGTAAGAGATGACCAGAGAAAAATTAAACTGCAAAAATGCCTAAAAAGAAGGGGTCAGAGATGTAGGAgaaagatgaggaatgtggcctACATTGTCAAATGCTGCAGAGAAGTCAAGGAAAATAAGGAATGAAAACTGTCCAGTACTTTTTGCTAGATGAAAATTGTTGGTATATTTGAGTAGAGCTTCAGTGAAATGGGTAGCAGCACGAAGTCTGATTGCAGTTGGGTGAAGATTAAACAGGAAATAAGAAGCTGGAGCCGGCAAGTGGATATCAGTCTTTCAAGAAGCTTTGataaaaataagtgaagaaaGCAGTAGGTGGAAGGAGAGATGGAATCGAAGGTTTGCAGGAGGAAGGGAGGCTTCCCCTCAAATAGAAGAGACAAGAACATATTTGGATAATGAAGGAAGAAAGCTGTAGGGAGAAGTTGGGAGAAAGGTGTATAAATAAGGAAGACAGGAGAGCAGAGTCATCAGGGTACAGGGATGGTGACTAATCCTCTTCAGGAGGAAGGACAGCTCTGCATTAGGAgagaggaaacaaagaaaaggagaatgcagctgggcgtggtggctcacacctgtaatcccagcactttgggaggccgaggagggtggatcacgaggtcaggagttccagaccagcctggccaacgtggtgaaactaaaaatacagaaattagctgggtttggtggcacatgcttgtaatcccagctactcggtaggctagggcaggagaattggttgaacctggggaggcggatgtgtggtgagccaagattgcaccacagtctcggcaacaagagcaaaactccatctcaaaaaaaaaaaaaaaagaaaagaaagaaaaggagaatgtaGACATAGGCTAGTTGATATATGTCCCAAGTTTTATCAGGTGAATCCTAGTTTTACCAATCATTTACCTTTGGCCTATTCCTACATTGGTAATACATGATGGTAGAGGCTAGGTGATTCCTGAAGTCTGTCACACCTATGAGGGACTTCAACAAGTAAATTCCATCAGTAACCATGTATACTTAATTATGATTCTGCTAGAAGTTTCATTGCTATATAAATTTGTTTCTCctacaaagaaaaagttcttacAACCAGAAAAATTTAAGACATCTAGAAGTTTGCATAGACTTTAAAGTTTTAGATTGCAAGTAATGACATTTATATAACAACAGATCCatgaagttcttttctttttattacagaTGAAGGAAAGCCTGTTTTATCGAACTCAATAAACTACAAATTTCTTAAGGGCAGGGATCACGTCTTGTTTGGCATTACTTTTGTAGTGTCTCATgattaaatatttgctgattgaATGAGtagggtatttttaaaatttttcattattttattttttgttacttcTCCCATCTTCCTGCTGGAAGTATTGTTTAACTGTACATGACAACCAATGTTATAAAGGCTGTTTTGCTAAAGAAACCTGAAAGGGTAATGTGTAGAATGCATTGAAATGGTAACCTACTAAAGCTCTTCAGGCCATCCCttgaactgaaatttatttttatacaaatggaaGTATAAAAATTATCCTTAATCTGATACATTCTCTATACCAGTAATTAGAAAACTTGAActatatttttgacttttaatttttgttgatcACTCCCAGCAACTTATTCCGTATGTGGAAGAAGATGGCTCAAAGAATGACGATCGGGCTGGCGCACCTCGTTTTGCTAGTGAGGAGAGGCGAGAAATTGCTGAAGTAAATAAGGTGAGTGGTTAGTTcgtacattttatgttttagagttATTGATAAAAATTGCTAGGGAGTCTGATGTAACTCCAAAACATAATTTGAATTATCAAATTACATCAAGTTGTTTCTGTGGCAAACTTAACCTATTTAGAATACAGCCAAGAACTGAAAGGTAAGCAGAAATGCTGTCTGAATAGTCagaaaagaaattgcaaaatTCATTCAATAAAGCTCTTAGGAGAGCTCTTTAGACATTTAGTC from Saimiri boliviensis isolate mSaiBol1 chromosome 15, mSaiBol1.pri, whole genome shotgun sequence carries:
- the MED30 gene encoding mediator of RNA polymerase II transcription subunit 30; this encodes MSTPPLAASGMAPGPFAGPQAQQAAREVNTASLCRIGQETVQDIVYRTMEIFQLLRNMQLPNGVTYHTGTYQDRLTKLQDNLRQLSVLFRKLRLVYDKCNENCGGMDPIPVEQLIPYVEEDGSKNDDRAGAPRFASEERREIAEVNKKLKQKNQQLKQIMDQLRNLIWDINAMLAMRN